A genomic window from Paucibacter sp. KCTC 42545 includes:
- a CDS encoding CaiB/BaiF CoA transferase family protein, producing MPNKPSFPSAAPALPAMSLAGVRVLDLSRVLAGPWCTQTLADLGADVIKVERPGSGDDTRAWGPPYLKNAEGADTSEAAYYLGANRNKRSIAIDIATPEGQALIRQLAAGVDVLVENFKVGDLARYGLDAQSLQAANPGLVVCSITGFGQSGPYQDRAGYDYAIQGMGGLMSVTGERDDLPGGGPQKVGVAVADLFTGLYATVAILAALRHRDATGQGQTIDMALLDTQLAMLANLGSNYLCTGKAPGRMGNAHQNIVPYQVFEAADGHVIVAVGNDNQFAKFCDILEQPAWAQDPRFASNAARVRHRELLVPPIAAVIKTQPRQHWLSAMEAAKVPCGPINNLAEAFADPHVQAREMTVAMPHPLSEQLRLVASPIKLSATPVRYRHAPPLLGQHSHELLREAGLDEGQIQALLAAKVVA from the coding sequence ATGCCAAACAAGCCTAGCTTTCCCTCCGCCGCCCCGGCATTGCCCGCCATGTCACTGGCCGGCGTGCGGGTGCTGGACCTCTCCCGAGTGTTGGCCGGCCCCTGGTGCACGCAAACCCTGGCCGACCTGGGGGCCGATGTGATCAAGGTCGAACGACCCGGCAGCGGCGACGACACTCGCGCCTGGGGCCCGCCCTATCTGAAAAATGCCGAAGGCGCCGACACCAGCGAGGCCGCCTACTACCTGGGCGCCAACCGCAACAAGCGCTCCATCGCCATCGACATCGCCACGCCCGAGGGCCAAGCTTTGATCCGCCAACTGGCGGCTGGCGTGGACGTGCTGGTGGAGAACTTCAAGGTTGGCGATCTGGCGCGTTACGGCCTGGACGCGCAAAGCCTACAGGCCGCGAACCCTGGCCTGGTGGTCTGCTCCATCACCGGCTTTGGCCAGAGTGGGCCTTACCAAGACCGTGCCGGCTACGACTACGCCATTCAAGGCATGGGCGGCCTGATGAGCGTCACCGGCGAGCGCGATGACTTGCCCGGAGGCGGGCCGCAAAAGGTCGGCGTCGCCGTGGCGGACCTGTTCACCGGGCTTTACGCCACCGTGGCCATCCTCGCGGCGCTGCGCCACCGCGACGCCACCGGCCAAGGCCAAACCATCGACATGGCCTTGCTGGACACGCAACTGGCCATGCTGGCCAATTTGGGCAGCAACTATCTGTGCACCGGCAAGGCACCGGGCCGCATGGGCAATGCGCACCAGAACATCGTGCCCTATCAAGTGTTTGAAGCGGCCGACGGGCATGTCATCGTCGCCGTGGGCAATGACAATCAATTCGCCAAGTTCTGCGACATTCTGGAGCAGCCAGCATGGGCGCAAGACCCTCGCTTCGCCAGCAATGCCGCCCGGGTGCGCCACCGCGAACTCCTGGTGCCACCGATCGCCGCCGTCATCAAAACCCAGCCTCGGCAACACTGGTTGTCGGCCATGGAGGCGGCCAAAGTGCCTTGCGGCCCCATCAACAACTTGGCCGAAGCCTTTGCCGACCCGCATGTGCAGGCGCGCGAGATGACGGTGGCCATGCCCCATCCTTTGAGCGAGCAGCTGCGCCTGGTGGCCAGCCCGATCAAGCTATCGGCCACGCCGGTGCGCTATCGCCATGCGCCGCCCCTGCTGGGCCAGCACAGCCACGAATTGCTGCGCGAAGCCGGCTTGGATGAAGGGCAAATCCAGGCCCTGCTGGCCGCCAAGGTCGTTGCCTGA
- a CDS encoding HPr family phosphocarrier protein, producing the protein MIKSTLTISNKLGLHARASAKLTKLAGSFQCEVFMSRNSRRVNAKSIMGVMMLAAGLGSQVELETEGPDEQAAHDALTALVNDKFGEGQ; encoded by the coding sequence ATGATCAAATCGACTTTGACCATCAGCAACAAGCTCGGGCTGCATGCCCGCGCCTCCGCCAAGCTGACCAAGCTGGCCGGCTCTTTTCAGTGCGAAGTCTTCATGAGCCGCAACAGCCGACGCGTCAACGCCAAAAGTATCATGGGCGTGATGATGTTGGCCGCCGGCCTTGGTTCACAGGTTGAACTGGAAACCGAAGGGCCGGACGAGCAGGCTGCGCACGACGCCCTGACCGCCCTGGTCAACGACAAGTTCGGCGAAGGCCAGTAA
- the lipA gene encoding lipoyl synthase, with protein MASDNTTHELKTGEAYDASAKQKAQAKTARIPIKIVPVGEMLKKPDWIRVKAGSPSTRFYEIKQILREHKLHTVCEEASCPNIGECFGKGTATFMIMGDKCTRRCPFCDVGHGRPDPLDVDEPLNLAKTIAALKLKYVVITSVDRDDLRDGGAGHFAECIQKVRELSPSTQIEILTPDFRGRADRALDILRAAPPDVMNHNLETAPRLYKEARPGSDYQFSLDLLKRFKDEVPGVPTKSGIMVGLGETDEEILQVMRDMRAHNVDMLTLGQYLAPSGHHLPVRRYVHPDTFKMFEAEAYKMGFSHAAVGAMVRSSYHADHQAEQATQAIDAAASK; from the coding sequence ATGGCTAGCGACAACACCACCCACGAACTCAAGACCGGCGAGGCCTATGACGCCAGCGCCAAGCAAAAGGCGCAAGCCAAGACCGCGCGCATCCCGATCAAGATCGTGCCGGTTGGCGAAATGCTGAAGAAGCCGGACTGGATTCGCGTCAAGGCCGGTTCGCCCTCGACCCGCTTCTACGAAATCAAGCAAATCCTGCGCGAGCACAAGCTGCACACGGTGTGCGAGGAAGCCTCCTGCCCGAATATCGGCGAATGCTTCGGCAAGGGCACGGCCACCTTCATGATCATGGGTGATAAGTGCACCCGCCGCTGCCCCTTCTGCGATGTGGGCCATGGCCGACCCGATCCGCTGGATGTGGACGAGCCACTGAACCTGGCCAAGACCATCGCAGCGCTCAAGCTCAAGTATGTGGTGATCACCAGCGTGGACCGCGACGATCTGCGCGACGGCGGCGCCGGCCATTTCGCCGAGTGCATCCAAAAGGTTCGCGAACTCAGCCCCAGCACCCAGATTGAAATCCTAACGCCCGATTTCCGCGGCCGCGCCGATCGCGCCCTGGACATCTTGCGTGCCGCGCCGCCGGACGTGATGAACCACAATCTGGAAACCGCGCCGCGCCTGTACAAGGAAGCGCGCCCGGGCTCCGACTATCAGTTCAGCCTCGATCTGCTCAAGCGCTTCAAGGACGAAGTGCCGGGCGTGCCGACCAAGAGCGGCATCATGGTCGGCTTGGGCGAAACCGACGAAGAGATCCTGCAGGTCATGCGCGATATGCGTGCCCACAATGTGGACATGCTGACGCTGGGGCAATACCTGGCCCCCAGCGGCCACCATCTGCCGGTGCGCCGTTATGTGCACCCGGATACCTTCAAGATGTTCGAGGCCGAGGCTTACAAGATGGGCTTCAGCCACGCCGCCGTGGGTGCCATGGTGCGCTCCAGCTATCACGCCGACCATCAGGCGGAGCAGGCCACGCAGGCGATTGACGCCGCCGCAAGCAAGTAA
- a CDS encoding GNAT family N-acetyltransferase, producing the protein MRDLPLPTLPFSDLRPKPQKLAEQHSHARQQPHSPLAPIELDSKRAAPARLDVSWARSEDEVREAQALRYQVFAEEMGARLCVPKGAPPKLDIDTFDAFCEHLLVREVRGDGRKGKVIGTYRVLTPAAAKRAGGLYSETEFDLTRLRSLRERMVELGRSCIHPDHRSGGAIMVLWGALAEFMLRNELDTMIGCASVSMRDGGHFAASLWKQLEKTHLAGIEWQVRPRLPLPVDDLRQDLVVEAPPLIKGYLRCGARILGAPAWDPDFNTADLPMMMRIQDLPARYRRHFIE; encoded by the coding sequence ATGCGGGATCTTCCCCTGCCGACTCTCCCCTTCTCCGACCTGAGGCCCAAGCCGCAGAAGTTGGCCGAGCAGCATTCACATGCGCGGCAGCAGCCCCACTCCCCGCTGGCGCCGATTGAGCTGGACAGCAAGCGCGCCGCGCCAGCCCGCTTGGACGTGAGTTGGGCGCGCAGCGAGGACGAAGTCCGCGAAGCCCAGGCCCTGCGCTACCAAGTCTTTGCCGAAGAAATGGGCGCACGCCTGTGCGTGCCCAAGGGCGCACCGCCCAAGCTGGACATCGACACCTTCGACGCCTTTTGCGAACACCTGCTGGTGCGCGAAGTACGCGGCGACGGCCGCAAAGGCAAGGTCATCGGCACCTACCGCGTGCTGACCCCGGCGGCCGCCAAGCGCGCCGGCGGCCTCTACAGCGAGACCGAGTTCGACCTGACCCGTCTGCGCAGCCTGCGTGAACGCATGGTGGAGCTGGGCCGCTCCTGCATCCACCCCGACCATCGCTCCGGCGGCGCCATCATGGTGTTGTGGGGCGCCCTGGCGGAATTCATGCTGCGCAATGAACTCGACACCATGATCGGCTGCGCCAGCGTCAGCATGCGCGACGGCGGCCACTTCGCCGCCAGCTTGTGGAAACAGCTCGAAAAAACCCATTTGGCCGGCATCGAATGGCAAGTCAGGCCGCGTTTGCCGCTGCCGGTGGATGACCTGCGCCAAGACCTCGTGGTGGAAGCGCCGCCGCTGATCAAGGGCTATCTGCGCTGCGGCGCGCGCATCCTCGGCGCACCCGCCTGGGATCCGGACTTCAACACCGCCGACCTGCCGATGATGATGCGCATCCAGGATCTGCCGGCGCGCTACCGGCGCCACTTCATCGAATAA
- a CDS encoding TlpA disulfide reductase family protein, translating to MKTSRWIAPALLLLALGAAGLWATLGSKYEKAPAVSYVLLDGAKFDSSQWAGKVMLVNFWATSCTTCVKEMPELIATHEKFKAKGFDTLAVAMSYDAPAFVANFAESRRLPFSVAIDNTGEIAKQFGKVQLTPTTFLINKRGEIVKRYVGEPDFAALHGLVEKLLAES from the coding sequence ATGAAGACCTCTCGATGGATCGCCCCCGCCCTGCTCCTGCTCGCCCTTGGCGCCGCAGGGCTTTGGGCCACGCTGGGCAGCAAGTATGAAAAAGCGCCGGCAGTCAGCTATGTGCTGCTGGACGGCGCCAAGTTCGATTCCAGCCAGTGGGCCGGCAAGGTCATGCTGGTGAACTTCTGGGCCACCAGTTGCACCACCTGCGTCAAAGAGATGCCCGAACTCATCGCCACGCATGAGAAGTTCAAGGCCAAGGGCTTTGACACTCTGGCGGTGGCAATGAGCTATGACGCCCCGGCCTTTGTGGCCAACTTTGCCGAGAGCCGCCGCCTGCCCTTCAGCGTGGCGATCGACAACACCGGCGAGATTGCCAAACAGTTCGGCAAGGTGCAGCTCACGCCCACCACCTTCTTGATCAATAAGCGCGGCGAGATCGTCAAACGCTATGTCGGCGAACCGGATTTCGCGGCCCTGCACGGCTTGGTAGAAAAGCTGCTGGCCGAGAGCTGA
- the lipB gene encoding lipoyl(octanoyl) transferase LipB — protein MILVKTLGLVDYETTVAAMRDFTEARGPDTPDEIWLCEHPPTYTQGLAGKADHVLDAQGIPVVQTNRGGQVTYHGPGQVVAYPLINLQRAGYFVREYVFRLESAVIQTLSGFGLTGHRVSGAPGIYVRLDEPGAHAALSGPVDPLQPFQGLGKVAALGIKVSRHCTYHGVALNVAMDLKPFAGINPCGYAGLATVDLVTLGVFADWPTVAQRFGERLSAQLQN, from the coding sequence ATGATTCTTGTGAAAACACTGGGCCTGGTCGACTACGAGACCACCGTCGCCGCCATGCGCGACTTCACCGAGGCTCGCGGCCCCGACACGCCGGACGAGATCTGGCTGTGCGAGCATCCGCCCACCTACACCCAAGGCCTGGCCGGCAAGGCTGACCATGTGCTGGATGCCCAGGGCATCCCGGTGGTGCAAACCAATCGCGGCGGCCAGGTGACCTATCACGGCCCCGGCCAGGTGGTGGCCTACCCGCTGATCAATCTGCAGCGCGCCGGCTACTTTGTGCGCGAGTATGTGTTTCGCCTGGAATCGGCGGTGATTCAGACGCTGAGCGGCTTTGGCCTTACCGGCCACCGGGTCAGTGGCGCGCCGGGCATTTATGTGCGCTTGGATGAGCCCGGCGCCCATGCGGCGCTGAGCGGGCCGGTCGACCCCTTGCAGCCTTTTCAGGGCCTGGGCAAGGTGGCGGCTTTGGGCATCAAGGTCAGCCGCCATTGCACCTATCACGGGGTGGCGCTCAATGTGGCCATGGACCTGAAGCCCTTCGCCGGCATCAACCCCTGCGGCTACGCGGGGCTGGCCACGGTGGACCTCGTTACACTTGGCGTCTTTGCGGACTGGCCCACGGTGGCCCAGCGCTTTGGCGAGCGCCTCAGCGCGCAGCTGCAAAACTGA
- a CDS encoding PTS sugar transporter subunit IIA yields MPGLLVIAHAPLASALKAVAEHTFPQCAPQLAVLDVTPDQSVEAIEAQARALLLAAGHEQCLVLTDVFGASPHNAALRLAGDSVRVVCGVNAPMLWRSLCYAREPLDVLAKRAVDGGVAGIMQCGQTVLSSSSEP; encoded by the coding sequence ATGCCCGGACTTCTTGTGATTGCCCATGCGCCCTTGGCCTCCGCCCTCAAAGCGGTGGCCGAACATACCTTTCCGCAATGCGCGCCGCAGTTGGCGGTCTTGGATGTGACGCCGGATCAGTCGGTGGAAGCCATCGAAGCGCAGGCGCGCGCCTTGTTGTTGGCGGCGGGTCATGAGCAATGCCTGGTGCTGACGGACGTGTTTGGCGCCTCGCCGCACAATGCCGCTTTGCGCCTGGCGGGTGATTCGGTCCGGGTGGTTTGCGGTGTCAATGCGCCGATGTTGTGGCGCTCGCTGTGCTACGCCCGTGAGCCCTTGGATGTGCTGGCCAAGCGCGCCGTTGATGGCGGTGTGGCGGGCATCATGCAATGCGGTCAAACTGTGTTGAGTTCTTCTTCCGAGCCCTGA
- a CDS encoding tetratricopeptide repeat protein: protein MRGPLIIVTALLLGLAPLRSWAAEGASSALDQALAAYEAGDVKAAARGFKTLSSRKQLPLADYNLAMLHIRGELPRNDLSQAQRLLKRAAANGLLRAELALGTFYEQGLQSATGRPDLLQAHHWYGLAAKHGSSEAQVALGTAYYLGRGVATDMAQAAHWFRAAANQGDEGAQYLLASMYEAGLGLTQDLRLARYWYEAAAHNGDVAAPYKVKEIDQRLQAPDLTAPL from the coding sequence ATGCGCGGACCCCTCATCATCGTCACCGCCCTGCTGCTGGGTCTTGCACCGCTGCGCTCTTGGGCCGCAGAAGGCGCCAGCAGCGCCTTGGATCAAGCCCTGGCCGCCTATGAAGCCGGCGATGTGAAGGCCGCAGCCCGCGGCTTCAAAACACTATCCAGCCGCAAGCAACTGCCCTTGGCCGATTACAACCTGGCCATGCTGCACATCCGTGGCGAGCTGCCACGCAATGACCTGAGTCAGGCGCAGCGGCTGTTGAAACGCGCGGCGGCCAACGGTCTGCTGCGCGCCGAATTGGCTTTGGGCACGTTTTACGAGCAAGGCCTGCAATCCGCGACGGGCCGGCCCGATTTGCTGCAAGCCCATCACTGGTACGGCCTGGCGGCCAAGCATGGCAGCAGCGAGGCCCAAGTTGCCCTGGGCACGGCCTACTACCTGGGCCGCGGCGTGGCCACCGACATGGCCCAAGCGGCGCATTGGTTCCGCGCTGCAGCCAATCAAGGTGATGAGGGTGCGCAGTACTTGCTGGCCTCGATGTACGAAGCAGGCCTGGGCCTGACGCAAGACCTGCGCTTGGCGCGCTACTGGTACGAGGCCGCCGCGCACAACGGCGACGTGGCCGCACCCTACAAGGTGAAGGAAATCGATCAGCGCCTGCAGGCGCCGGACCTCACAGCACCACTTTGA
- a CDS encoding alpha/beta hydrolase, translated as MNPRTQKIVIAGPAGAIECALDRPVGEQEPKGLALICHPNPTQGGTMDNKVVQTLARAFVELGLRTVRFNFRGIGKSEGGWDEGRGEIDDALAVLQALRSPGEPLVLAGFSFGGYVASQAALRLPEEQRAQRLVLVGPATSRFDTAAVPADTLVIHGEQDDVVPLSSVLDWARPQSLPITVVPGVGHFFHGQLPLLKSIVLRAWSA; from the coding sequence GTGAATCCGCGTACCCAGAAAATCGTGATCGCCGGCCCCGCCGGAGCGATTGAATGCGCCCTCGACCGCCCGGTCGGTGAGCAAGAGCCCAAAGGGCTGGCGCTGATCTGCCACCCCAACCCGACCCAGGGCGGCACCATGGACAACAAGGTGGTGCAGACGCTGGCACGCGCTTTTGTCGAACTGGGCCTGCGCACCGTGCGCTTCAACTTCCGCGGCATCGGCAAGTCCGAAGGCGGCTGGGACGAAGGCCGCGGCGAGATCGACGATGCCCTTGCCGTGCTGCAGGCGCTGCGTTCGCCGGGCGAGCCCCTGGTGCTGGCCGGCTTTTCCTTCGGTGGCTATGTGGCCTCGCAGGCTGCGCTGCGCTTGCCTGAAGAGCAGCGCGCCCAGCGCCTGGTGCTGGTCGGCCCCGCCACCAGCCGGTTCGATACAGCCGCCGTGCCGGCTGACACCTTGGTGATCCACGGCGAACAAGATGATGTCGTGCCGCTCAGCTCTGTGCTGGACTGGGCGCGCCCGCAATCCCTGCCCATCACCGTGGTTCCCGGTGTGGGTCATTTTTTCCACGGGCAGCTGCCGCTGCTCAAGAGCATTGTGCTGCGCGCCTGGTCAGCCTAA
- a CDS encoding D-amino acid aminotransferase, whose amino-acid sequence MNRLPDVMCYLNGEFAPLAEAKVSVMDRGFIFGDGVYELLPVYGGRIFRFEAHMERLERSLAKLRMSSPMLREQLLALARKLISKVDAPDQWVYLQITRGVAPRNHVMPQDLAPTLFAYSSPAKWPTPEERHHGVACITARDFRWERGDIKSISLLGNVLARQISADEGAAETILFRDGFLTEASASNVWIVKEGALLGPPKSEHVLEGVRMELLHELCAEAGLGFNQRPITEAEVLAADEIILSSATKEVLAVTRLDHQPVGHGALHGKPGPVYAKLFEAYQAAKRIQSI is encoded by the coding sequence ATGAACCGACTGCCCGATGTGATGTGCTACTTGAACGGCGAGTTCGCGCCGCTGGCCGAAGCCAAGGTCTCGGTGATGGACCGGGGCTTCATCTTTGGCGACGGCGTGTACGAGTTGCTGCCGGTCTATGGTGGGCGCATCTTCCGCTTCGAAGCGCATATGGAGCGGCTGGAACGCAGCCTGGCCAAGTTGCGCATGAGCAGCCCCATGCTGCGCGAGCAACTGCTGGCGCTGGCGCGCAAGCTGATCTCTAAGGTGGATGCGCCGGATCAGTGGGTTTATTTGCAAATTACCCGAGGTGTGGCGCCGCGCAACCATGTGATGCCGCAGGACTTGGCGCCGACCTTGTTTGCCTACAGCAGCCCGGCCAAGTGGCCGACGCCGGAAGAGCGCCATCACGGCGTGGCCTGCATCACCGCGCGCGACTTCCGCTGGGAGCGTGGCGACATCAAAAGCATCTCGTTGCTGGGCAATGTGCTGGCCCGGCAGATTTCCGCTGACGAGGGCGCCGCCGAGACGATTCTGTTCCGCGATGGCTTCCTCACCGAGGCCTCGGCCTCGAATGTCTGGATCGTCAAAGAAGGCGCCTTGCTGGGCCCGCCCAAAAGCGAGCATGTGCTTGAAGGCGTGCGCATGGAGTTGCTGCATGAGCTCTGCGCCGAAGCGGGCCTGGGCTTTAACCAGCGCCCCATCACCGAGGCCGAGGTCTTGGCGGCGGATGAAATCATTCTCAGCTCGGCCACCAAGGAAGTGCTGGCTGTCACGCGCCTGGATCATCAGCCGGTCGGCCACGGTGCGCTGCACGGCAAGCCTGGCCCGGTGTATGCCAAACTGTTCGAGGCCTATCAAGCGGCCAAACGCATTCAATCTATTTAG
- a CDS encoding D-alanyl-D-alanine carboxypeptidase family protein — protein MKQLIVFSVAAATAFASHTVVAQAPQSPELAARSYLLLDMTANRVLTEYDADKPNDPASLTKLMTAYVVFGALRDKKLTLEQTLPVSKRAWDERKGDPSLMFIDTLMTPKVEELLKGMIVQSGNDASVALAEGVAGSTEQFVAMMNRQVQAWGLKNTEFKNVTGMTEPGHKSSARDLSVIASHLIRDFPEYYSYYSQKDFTFNKIRQENRNLLLRRDPTVDGMKTGYTDAAGYCLVTSAQRDFPNGKRRLLSVVMGTASKEARANESQKLLNWGYTSFDAVRLFDKDQAIATVPVWKGAAPEAKLGAAGAVFVAVPRGDGAKLQTKIERTDPLVAPLTKGQRVGTVKVTTAAGVAVSEVPLVVLDAVPQAGILGRAWDSLRLWIK, from the coding sequence ATGAAACAACTGATTGTTTTCAGCGTGGCCGCGGCCACCGCTTTCGCCAGCCATACCGTCGTGGCCCAAGCCCCGCAGTCCCCCGAGCTGGCCGCACGCAGCTATCTGCTGCTGGACATGACCGCCAACCGCGTGCTGACCGAGTACGACGCTGACAAGCCGAACGACCCGGCTTCGCTGACCAAGCTGATGACCGCCTACGTCGTCTTCGGCGCCCTGCGCGACAAGAAGCTGACGCTGGAGCAGACCCTGCCCGTCTCCAAGCGCGCCTGGGATGAACGCAAGGGCGACCCTTCGCTGATGTTCATCGACACCTTGATGACGCCCAAGGTCGAAGAGCTGCTCAAGGGCATGATCGTGCAGTCCGGCAATGATGCCTCGGTGGCGTTGGCTGAGGGCGTGGCCGGTTCGACCGAGCAGTTCGTGGCGATGATGAATCGCCAGGTGCAGGCTTGGGGCCTGAAGAACACCGAATTCAAAAACGTCACCGGTATGACCGAGCCCGGCCACAAGAGCAGCGCACGCGATCTGTCGGTGATCGCCTCGCACCTGATTCGCGACTTCCCCGAGTACTACAGCTACTACTCGCAGAAGGATTTCACCTTCAACAAGATCCGCCAGGAAAACCGCAATCTGCTGCTGCGCCGCGACCCGACCGTGGACGGCATGAAGACCGGCTACACCGACGCCGCAGGCTACTGCCTGGTGACCAGCGCCCAGCGCGACTTCCCCAATGGCAAGCGCCGCCTGCTCAGCGTGGTGATGGGCACGGCCTCCAAGGAAGCCCGCGCCAATGAAAGCCAGAAGCTGCTGAACTGGGGTTACACCAGCTTCGACGCGGTGCGCTTGTTCGACAAGGATCAAGCCATTGCCACCGTGCCCGTCTGGAAGGGCGCTGCGCCCGAAGCCAAGCTGGGCGCGGCGGGCGCCGTGTTTGTGGCCGTGCCGCGTGGCGATGGCGCCAAGCTGCAGACCAAGATTGAGCGCACCGACCCACTGGTGGCGCCGCTGACCAAGGGTCAGCGCGTCGGCACGGTGAAGGTCACCACTGCTGCTGGCGTGGCCGTCTCCGAAGTGCCGCTGGTGGTGCTGGACGCCGTGCCGCAAGCCGGCATCTTGGGTCGCGCCTGGGATTCTTTGCGCCTCTGGATCAAGTAA
- a CDS encoding (2Fe-2S) ferredoxin domain-containing protein: MSYFERHIFFCLNQRENGDNSCAQHGAQQGFDHCKARVRDLGLGGPGAVRVNKAGCLDRCAGGPVAVVYPEAVWYSFVDNSDIDEIVEQHLKNGVVVERLRLPDNIGR; encoded by the coding sequence ATGAGCTATTTTGAACGTCACATCTTCTTTTGCCTGAATCAGCGTGAGAACGGTGATAACAGCTGCGCCCAGCATGGCGCGCAGCAGGGCTTTGACCATTGCAAGGCGCGGGTTCGCGATTTGGGCCTGGGCGGCCCGGGCGCGGTGCGGGTCAACAAGGCCGGCTGCCTGGATCGCTGCGCCGGTGGACCGGTGGCCGTGGTCTACCCCGAAGCGGTCTGGTACAGCTTTGTGGACAACAGCGATATCGACGAGATCGTCGAGCAGCATCTGAAGAATGGCGTGGTGGTTGAGCGCCTGCGCCTGCCCGACAACATCGGCCGCTGA
- a CDS encoding DUF493 family protein, protein MKPVPPEQSLIEYPSRFPIKVMGAHVEGFVEAVVMVAKNFDPEFDAATVETRPSKAGNYLGVTITVLATSREQLDELYRTLTTHPMVKVVL, encoded by the coding sequence ATGAAGCCCGTTCCTCCCGAGCAATCGCTGATCGAATACCCCTCGCGTTTCCCCATCAAGGTGATGGGCGCCCATGTGGAGGGCTTTGTCGAGGCGGTGGTGATGGTGGCGAAGAACTTCGACCCCGAGTTTGACGCCGCCACGGTGGAGACCCGGCCCAGCAAGGCCGGCAACTATCTGGGTGTCACCATCACCGTCTTGGCTACCAGCCGCGAGCAACTCGACGAGCTCTACCGCACCTTGACCACCCACCCCATGGTCAAAGTGGTGCTGTGA